One region of Armigeres subalbatus isolate Guangzhou_Male chromosome 3, GZ_Asu_2, whole genome shotgun sequence genomic DNA includes:
- the LOC134223332 gene encoding uncharacterized protein LOC134223332, whose amino-acid sequence MQGINTKAIGSEKLDSTGFTSKNDLNSHSGLIKEYKKLSIQLKQLQILERRTINQVTGLRQEETEALNNIQKYSNLEAPRSEATVKMSELSGTLQELEDKKRVTENVVDEARKRNQEIKISLKSNETYRQISHLEDKLVDLIKENKSLQEVVEQLQKECDYSGVKDEVEHLLDDHNNLLCSEANNSAAIR is encoded by the exons ATGCAAGGCATCAACACAAAAGCCATAGGCTCTGAAAAATTGGACAGTACCGGTTTCACGTCCAAGAACGATTTGAACTCGCACTCCGGCCTGATCAAAGAGTACAAAAAACTGAGCATCCAACTGAAGCAGTTGCAAATACTCGAAAGACGTACCATCAATCAAGTGACCGGGTTGCGCCAGGAGGAAACCGAAGCGCTGAACAACATCCAGAAGTACAGCAATCTGGAGGCGCCCCGATCGGAAGCAACGGTCAAGATGAGCGAACTGTCGGGAACGTTGCAGGAGTTGGAAGACAAGAAGCGTGTCACCGAGAACGTGGTCGATGAGGCTCGTAAGCGCAATCAGGAGATAAAGATCAGCCTGAAGAGCAATGAAACGTACCGACAGATTTCGCACCTGGAGGATAAGCTCGTTGATTTGATCAAGGAGAACAAATCATTGCAGGAAGTGGTTGAGCAGCTGCAAAAG GAATGTGACTATTCTGGTGTGAAAGATGAGGTCGAGCACCTGTTGGATGACCACAACAACTTATTGTGTTCGGAAGCAAACAACAGTGCTGCTATTCGTTGA